A region of Granulibacter bethesdensis DNA encodes the following proteins:
- the guaB gene encoding IMP dehydrogenase, whose product MASDDVSDRNSSPQVAVSPVSRIEEALAFDDVLVIPSYSQILPSSVVTTTRLTREISLNIPLVSSAMDTVTEANMAIAMAQHGGIGVIHKNLTIEEQAQQVRRVKKYESGMVVNPLTIHPDQTLADARALMSSNHISGVPVVERESGRLVGILTNRDVRFATDPSVRVYELMTRENLVTVSPGTNPEEARTLLHRHRIEKLLVVDENYCCVGLITVKDMDKAQAFPLANKDALGRLRVAAATGVGEDGFHRAQALIDAEVDVVVVDTAHGHSEGVLAAVARIKKVSSSVQVIAGNVATPEGAQALIDAGADAVKIGIGPGSICTTRVVAGVGVPQFTAVMETAAVCRAAGVPAIADGGIRTSGDVVKAIGAGADCVMVGSMLAGTDEAPGEVFLYQGRSYKSYRGMGSLGAMARGSADRYFQQDIKDQLKLVPEGIEGRVGYKGPVAAVLHQMTGGLRAGMGYTGSASITDLQRNARFRRITGAGLRESHVHDVAIDREAPNYRVD is encoded by the coding sequence ATGGCTTCCGATGACGTTTCTGATCGCAACTCCAGCCCTCAGGTTGCTGTCTCTCCGGTGTCCCGGATTGAGGAAGCCCTGGCGTTTGACGACGTGCTCGTCATTCCATCCTATTCGCAGATTCTGCCCTCCAGCGTAGTGACCACCACTCGCCTGACGAGGGAGATTTCCCTCAATATTCCGCTGGTATCATCGGCGATGGATACGGTGACAGAAGCGAATATGGCGATCGCCATGGCGCAGCATGGCGGCATTGGGGTCATCCATAAGAATCTGACCATTGAGGAGCAGGCGCAGCAGGTGCGTCGCGTCAAGAAATATGAAAGCGGTATGGTGGTGAACCCGCTCACTATCCATCCGGACCAGACGCTGGCCGATGCCCGCGCTTTGATGAGCAGCAACCATATCAGCGGCGTGCCGGTGGTGGAGCGCGAATCGGGCCGTCTGGTGGGCATTCTGACCAATCGTGACGTGCGCTTCGCCACAGATCCTTCGGTGCGGGTGTATGAGCTGATGACGCGGGAAAATCTGGTGACGGTTTCTCCCGGCACCAATCCCGAGGAAGCACGCACATTGCTGCATCGCCACCGGATCGAAAAACTGCTGGTCGTCGATGAGAATTATTGCTGCGTCGGCCTGATCACCGTGAAGGATATGGACAAGGCGCAGGCCTTTCCGCTTGCCAACAAGGATGCGCTGGGCCGTTTGCGGGTCGCTGCCGCCACGGGTGTCGGCGAGGACGGTTTCCATCGCGCACAGGCCTTGATTGACGCAGAAGTGGACGTCGTGGTGGTCGATACCGCCCATGGTCATTCCGAGGGCGTTCTGGCTGCCGTCGCACGAATCAAGAAGGTCAGCAGCAGCGTGCAGGTGATCGCTGGCAATGTCGCGACACCGGAAGGTGCTCAGGCGCTGATCGACGCGGGGGCGGATGCGGTCAAGATCGGTATCGGTCCGGGCAGTATCTGCACCACGCGCGTCGTGGCAGGTGTGGGGGTGCCTCAGTTTACCGCTGTCATGGAAACCGCTGCCGTATGCCGTGCGGCGGGCGTTCCGGCCATCGCCGATGGTGGTATCCGTACCTCCGGGGACGTGGTGAAGGCAATTGGCGCGGGCGCGGATTGCGTGATGGTCGGCAGCATGCTGGCCGGCACTGACGAAGCACCGGGTGAGGTGTTTCTGTATCAGGGACGCAGCTACAAATCCTATCGCGGTATGGGCAGCCTCGGCGCAATGGCGCGTGGGTCGGCGGACCGGTATTTCCAGCAGGACATCAAGGATCAGCTCAAGCTGGTTCCGGAAGGTATTGAGGGCCGCGTCGGCTATAAAGGCCCGGTGGCTGCGGTGCTGCATCAGATGACCGGCGGTCTGCGGGCCGGGATGGGCTATACGGGCAGTGCTTCCATCACCGATCTTCAGCGTAATGCACGTTTCCGTCGGATCACCGGTGCCGGATTGCGGGAAAGCCATGTTCATGACGTGGCTATTGACCGTGAAGCTCCGAACTACCGGGTTGATTGA
- a CDS encoding RsmB/NOP family class I SAM-dependent RNA methyltransferase: MTPSARLAAAITLLEEIEAAHRRPADAVANDFFRARRYIGGSDRRAVSAQAWQVLRARRRMGWWLPEAPPRLLVAGYMLLTGWTLEAVTKAFSGGQYAPARLTETEQTALRRLEGHTLDHPEMPDAVRLELPDWILPRFRDRFGPALAAELAEMESEAPLDLRVNLLKSDRDAARSALRAEGIEAEFTTLSPWGLRVHGRRPVTTGAAFRQGLIEIQDEGSQLIAALVGAGPDMRVVDYCAGAGGKTLAMAMTMLNRGHIVACDTSEPRLEGAVRRLRRAGVHNVERHLLTPGDKWVKRRAGGFDRVLVDAPCTGTGTWRRNPDGRLRLTETDLLELVPKQAEILDRAATLLRPGGRLVYATCSVLAEENTGQIEAFLARRPEFRLMPLRQAWPDAPAALTGDMLSLTPRSFGTDGFFAAVLEKPVPA, encoded by the coding sequence ATGACGCCCTCGGCGAGGCTTGCAGCAGCAATTACGCTGCTGGAGGAAATCGAGGCTGCTCACCGCCGTCCGGCGGATGCGGTGGCCAACGATTTCTTCCGCGCCCGTCGCTATATCGGCGGCAGTGACCGCCGGGCCGTCTCTGCTCAAGCCTGGCAGGTGCTGCGTGCCCGTCGCCGAATGGGGTGGTGGTTGCCGGAGGCTCCACCGCGCCTGCTGGTGGCCGGTTATATGCTGCTGACCGGGTGGACTCTGGAGGCTGTGACAAAAGCATTCTCCGGCGGCCAGTATGCGCCTGCACGGTTAACAGAGACAGAGCAGACTGCTCTGCGCCGTCTGGAGGGGCATACACTCGATCATCCGGAGATGCCGGATGCGGTACGTCTGGAACTGCCGGACTGGATCCTGCCCCGCTTCAGGGATCGCTTCGGCCCGGCTCTGGCTGCTGAACTGGCGGAGATGGAGAGTGAGGCCCCGCTCGATCTGCGGGTCAATCTGCTCAAATCGGATCGTGATGCAGCTCGCAGCGCCTTGCGGGCTGAGGGGATCGAGGCGGAATTCACCACTCTGTCTCCATGGGGTCTGCGTGTGCATGGTCGCCGTCCGGTCACGACTGGAGCAGCGTTCCGGCAGGGGCTGATTGAAATTCAGGATGAAGGCAGCCAGTTGATCGCGGCGCTGGTCGGGGCTGGTCCCGATATGCGCGTGGTGGATTATTGCGCCGGCGCTGGTGGCAAGACTCTGGCCATGGCAATGACGATGCTCAATCGCGGCCATATCGTGGCTTGTGATACCTCCGAGCCTCGGCTGGAAGGAGCGGTACGCCGGCTGCGTCGGGCCGGGGTGCATAATGTCGAGCGCCATCTGCTGACGCCGGGCGATAAATGGGTCAAGCGCCGGGCCGGAGGCTTCGACCGCGTTCTGGTGGATGCCCCCTGCACCGGAACCGGCACATGGCGGCGCAATCCGGATGGGCGGCTGAGGCTGACCGAGACTGATCTGCTCGAACTGGTGCCAAAGCAGGCGGAAATCCTTGATCGAGCCGCCACCTTGCTGCGTCCGGGTGGCAGGCTGGTCTATGCAACCTGTTCCGTGCTGGCAGAGGAAAATACCGGCCAGATTGAGGCCTTCTTGGCCAGACGGCCCGAATTCCGGCTGATGCCGCTGCGGCAGGCCTGGCCGGATGCTCCGGCGGCGCTGACAGGGGATATGCTCAGCCTGACGCCACGCAGCTTCGGCACAGACGGCTTCTTCGCCGCTGTGCTTGAGAAACCGGTCCCCGCATGA
- a CDS encoding GNAT family N-acetyltransferase, whose product MIAIRRARPADAPLIGAVHVAVWRSACPGIVPDHHLSQMSVTRLAADYDAAIMAGQGVFVLCASGEDIPLAPVGESGKQASSITKRPRVIGFSTAARAASGAPGEGEIGALCILDDYRERGLGRRLIRAAASHLRMLGCRSAYTWVLRDSPARWFHTRLGGVAVAQGHISLAGVTLEQEAFLWEPIEMLLRPGELRKEDRDDT is encoded by the coding sequence ATGATCGCCATCCGCCGCGCCCGCCCGGCTGACGCGCCTTTGATCGGCGCTGTGCATGTCGCGGTGTGGCGCAGCGCCTGTCCGGGGATCGTGCCGGATCATCATCTCAGCCAGATGTCCGTAACCAGACTGGCAGCCGATTATGATGCCGCCATCATGGCCGGGCAGGGCGTGTTTGTCCTGTGTGCATCGGGTGAGGACATACCGCTTGCTCCTGTTGGGGAAAGCGGAAAGCAGGCGTCTTCCATAACAAAGCGGCCGCGCGTGATCGGCTTCTCCACGGCGGCAAGAGCCGCATCCGGTGCACCGGGGGAAGGGGAAATCGGTGCGCTCTGTATTCTGGACGATTACCGGGAACGTGGATTGGGACGCCGCCTGATACGTGCTGCGGCCTCGCATTTAAGAATGCTTGGCTGCCGCTCTGCTTATACATGGGTGTTGAGGGACAGTCCGGCACGCTGGTTTCATACCCGCCTTGGTGGCGTTGCCGTAGCCCAGGGCCATATCTCTCTGGCGGGTGTAACGCTGGAGCAGGAGGCTTTTTTGTGGGAACCAATTGAAATGCTGCTGCGCCCAGGAGAATTACGAAAAGAGGACCGGGATGACACCTGA
- the guaA gene encoding glutamine-hydrolyzing GMP synthase — translation MSDILEQIVDRVLILDFGSQVTQLIARRVRESGVYCEIWPFTADAERIRAYAPQGIILSGGPSSVAQAGSPRAPEVVFSMGVPVLGICYGQQTMCVQLGGSVEGNDHQEFGRAHVDVVENCRITDGLWEKGAREQVWMSHGDRVTALPPGFRAVAVSEGAPFAMIADDDRRFYGVQFHPEVVHTPHGAQLLRNFTHAVCGCTGGWSMAAFRPAEIKRIREIVGEGRVICGLSGGVDSTVAAVLIHEAIGDQLTCIFVDHGLLRQGEAEQVLAMFRDRFNIKLVHRDASDLFLGALEGVSDPEIKRKTIGKLFIDVFEEEAAKIGGADFLAQGTLYPDVIESISFTGGPSVTIKSHHNVGGLPERMRMKLVEPLRELFKDEVRALGLELGLPKDMVGRHPFPGPGLAIRIPGAISKDRLEILRRADAIYLEEIRNAGLYDEIWQAFAVLLPVRTVGVMGDGRTYDFACALRAVTSTDGMTADVYPFDIKFIARVANRIVNEVRGINRVAYDITSKPPGTIEWE, via the coding sequence ATGAGCGACATTCTCGAACAGATCGTTGATCGGGTTCTGATTCTGGATTTTGGCAGTCAGGTCACTCAGCTTATTGCCCGCAGAGTCCGCGAATCAGGGGTTTACTGCGAAATTTGGCCATTTACCGCGGATGCCGAGCGTATCCGTGCCTATGCACCGCAGGGCATTATCCTGTCAGGGGGGCCATCCAGCGTGGCGCAGGCAGGATCTCCGCGCGCGCCGGAGGTTGTGTTCTCGATGGGTGTCCCTGTGCTGGGCATCTGCTACGGCCAGCAGACGATGTGCGTGCAGCTTGGCGGCTCGGTTGAGGGCAATGACCATCAGGAATTCGGCCGCGCCCATGTCGATGTGGTAGAGAATTGCCGGATTACCGACGGGCTGTGGGAAAAAGGTGCGCGTGAGCAGGTCTGGATGAGTCATGGTGACCGGGTGACCGCTTTACCACCCGGTTTCCGCGCGGTGGCTGTCAGTGAGGGCGCGCCTTTCGCGATGATTGCCGATGATGATCGCCGCTTTTACGGTGTGCAGTTCCATCCGGAGGTGGTCCATACCCCGCATGGCGCGCAGTTGCTGCGTAACTTCACACACGCGGTTTGCGGCTGCACCGGTGGCTGGAGCATGGCGGCATTCCGCCCCGCTGAAATCAAGCGAATCCGGGAGATTGTCGGTGAAGGGCGCGTTATCTGCGGCCTGTCCGGCGGAGTTGATTCAACCGTGGCAGCGGTGCTGATCCATGAGGCGATTGGCGACCAGCTCACCTGTATTTTTGTGGACCATGGTTTGTTGCGTCAGGGCGAGGCAGAACAGGTACTCGCCATGTTCCGTGACCGGTTTAACATTAAACTGGTGCATCGTGACGCTTCCGATCTGTTCCTTGGAGCGCTGGAAGGGGTTAGCGACCCTGAGATAAAGCGCAAGACAATCGGTAAGTTGTTCATTGATGTATTCGAGGAAGAAGCCGCCAAAATCGGCGGCGCTGACTTCCTGGCGCAAGGTACGCTGTATCCGGATGTGATTGAGAGTATCAGCTTTACTGGCGGTCCTTCGGTGACGATCAAATCCCACCACAATGTCGGTGGCCTGCCAGAGCGGATGCGGATGAAACTGGTCGAACCGCTCCGCGAATTATTCAAGGACGAGGTCCGTGCACTGGGTCTGGAACTTGGTCTGCCGAAAGATATGGTTGGCCGCCACCCATTTCCCGGCCCGGGCCTTGCCATCCGTATTCCCGGAGCGATCAGCAAGGACCGCCTTGAAATCCTGCGCCGTGCGGATGCCATCTATCTGGAGGAAATCCGCAATGCTGGTCTTTATGACGAGATCTGGCAGGCTTTCGCTGTTCTGCTGCCAGTCCGCACCGTGGGTGTCATGGGCGATGGCCGAACCTACGACTTCGCCTGCGCCCTGCGCGCCGTCACCAGTACCGATGGCATGACAGCGGATGTTTATCCGTTCGATATCAAGTTCATCGCGAGAGTGGCTAACCGCATCGTCAACGAAGTACGCGGCATCAATCGTGTAGCCTACGATATTACATCTAAGCCACCGGGAACAATCGAGTGGGAGTGA
- a CDS encoding site-specific integrase, which produces MGDLTDKELKNLKPKAKLYKVTDRDGMHAAVTPSGVISFRYQYRVNGRQEILTIGRYSAEAARTLTRAPDALEYGMDVSLAEARTLLARARRQVERGESPSKAKVEKRTASAEAFTFGGWAEAYFKHKADPKSRAERLADSTLAMRRSVYDRAIAGNLSKLKLGEVTPQRLKRLCDEAKEKRGPAVAVHVREVVLLVFRHAQACGLDVSNPAESIRTSAIATFEPRERALSPSEVRAVLTALDQVAAAPTLRSAVKFVLLTGVRKSEFIDATWKEIDFAAARWTIPAERMKAGKPHVVPLSDQALDILTAFRTMFGVSRYLHPGRYDGDTPISNATLNRVIDAAVERIRKDDPDFESLGVHDLRRTFSTGLNRAKFDDRWIEMSMAHAPRNRIAAVYNVNRYLAERKIMLQCWADMLDAWVKGESGKELIADAKQRAAEIHDDELDDDL; this is translated from the coding sequence ATGGGCGATCTCACTGATAAAGAACTGAAAAACCTCAAGCCAAAGGCCAAGCTCTACAAGGTGACGGACCGCGACGGGATGCACGCCGCTGTCACGCCGAGCGGGGTCATTTCATTCCGGTATCAGTACCGGGTAAACGGGCGGCAGGAGATATTGACCATCGGCCGCTATAGCGCCGAGGCGGCGCGCACGCTGACACGGGCGCCCGACGCGCTGGAATACGGAATGGATGTGTCGCTTGCGGAGGCGAGGACGCTCTTGGCGCGCGCCAGGCGCCAGGTTGAGCGGGGTGAGTCGCCGTCGAAAGCCAAGGTGGAGAAGCGCACTGCGTCAGCCGAAGCGTTCACCTTCGGCGGTTGGGCGGAAGCGTATTTCAAGCACAAGGCCGATCCCAAGTCGAGGGCAGAAAGGCTGGCCGACAGCACGCTAGCGATGCGCCGCTCTGTCTATGATCGCGCCATCGCGGGAAACTTGTCGAAGCTCAAGCTAGGGGAGGTGACGCCACAGCGTCTCAAGCGCCTCTGCGACGAGGCCAAAGAGAAACGCGGGCCGGCCGTCGCCGTGCATGTCCGCGAGGTCGTGTTGCTGGTGTTCCGCCACGCCCAGGCATGTGGGCTGGATGTGAGCAATCCAGCCGAGTCGATACGCACCAGCGCTATCGCCACGTTCGAGCCGCGCGAGCGCGCCCTATCGCCGTCTGAAGTTCGCGCCGTCCTGACGGCGTTGGATCAGGTGGCGGCGGCTCCAACGCTGCGTTCAGCGGTGAAGTTTGTTCTGCTTACCGGAGTCCGCAAGTCGGAGTTCATTGACGCCACATGGAAGGAAATCGACTTTGCCGCCGCGCGCTGGACGATCCCGGCCGAGCGTATGAAGGCTGGCAAGCCGCATGTTGTCCCGCTGAGTGATCAGGCGCTCGACATTCTTACGGCGTTCCGGACCATGTTCGGCGTCAGCCGATACCTGCATCCTGGTCGGTACGACGGCGATACGCCCATAAGCAACGCCACGCTCAATCGCGTGATCGATGCGGCCGTGGAGCGTATCCGCAAGGATGACCCGGACTTCGAAAGCCTTGGCGTTCACGACCTGCGCCGCACCTTTTCGACAGGCCTGAACCGAGCCAAGTTTGATGATCGCTGGATCGAGATGAGCATGGCTCACGCGCCTCGGAACCGGATCGCGGCTGTCTACAACGTGAACCGCTACTTGGCAGAGCGCAAGATCATGCTTCAATGCTGGGCTGACATGCTCGATGCCTGGGTGAAGGGCGAGTCTGGCAAAGAACTGATCGCCGACGCGAAGCAGCGCGCCGCCGAGATTCACGACGACGAGTTGGACGACGATCTCTGA
- a CDS encoding AlpA family transcriptional regulator has product MTMLVASRIVRLKTVLARTGLSRSTIYRKIAEGTFPAQLKISMNGSGWHESDIDCWIADPAGWRPPEALTERRRASHA; this is encoded by the coding sequence ATGACCATGCTCGTCGCAAGCCGTATCGTCCGTCTAAAAACCGTTCTCGCCCGCACCGGCCTGAGCCGCTCCACCATCTACCGCAAGATCGCCGAGGGCACCTTCCCAGCCCAGTTGAAGATCAGCATGAACGGATCCGGTTGGCACGAATCCGATATCGATTGTTGGATCGCCGACCCCGCCGGCTGGCGGCCGCCAGAGGCGTTGACGGAGAGAAGGCGCGCAAGCCACGCGTAG
- a CDS encoding GNAT family N-acetyltransferase, whose amino-acid sequence MSDIKYGQEQGLSPDEFIAVLTASGLAERRPIADRGRIERMLKNANLIVTARDGKGRLVGVSRALTDFSYCCYLSDLAVDKALQGRGIGKILVSETRRLAGPEAMCLLLSAPDSMPFYRSIGMPQPDNAFLFKRER is encoded by the coding sequence ATGAGCGACATCAAGTATGGTCAAGAACAAGGGCTTAGCCCTGATGAGTTCATAGCGGTGCTGACCGCGTCGGGCCTGGCGGAGCGGCGACCGATTGCGGACCGTGGCCGCATCGAGCGAATGCTTAAAAATGCCAACCTCATCGTGACTGCGCGTGACGGAAAGGGCCGCTTGGTGGGTGTTTCCCGCGCTCTGACGGATTTCAGCTATTGCTGTTATCTCTCGGACCTTGCGGTCGACAAGGCGCTGCAAGGCCGTGGAATAGGAAAGATCTTAGTGTCAGAAACCCGCCGCCTTGCAGGACCCGAAGCAATGTGTCTCCTGCTTTCCGCTCCAGACTCAATGCCGTTCTACCGCTCAATTGGCATGCCGCAGCCAGACAACGCTTTCCTATTCAAGCGTGAGCGTTAG
- a CDS encoding alpha/beta fold hydrolase has product MTTWGSTGPKVLLIHGGVQGGLGGGPATFREQEELAREGFRLLVADRPGFGQSPSRGAEDMEADAIWVSAQLGDGAHLIGHSFGGAVALLAAARRPSAVRSLVLIEPALIPLLPGSRALRTNKAARSDFLRMGEAWLMARTPAEYGVTLAHDLGVLSGAASDGGTRDLDPQTAQKLGCALLQARLASAGAMRRAAQAVAKADIPVLVVTGGWSPTFDAVGEVSAEMTHGQHVVVNSPNHFVQLMNGKGFNEAAAKFMQMAERPRP; this is encoded by the coding sequence GTGACGACGTGGGGCTCGACCGGTCCGAAGGTTCTGCTCATTCATGGCGGCGTGCAAGGTGGACTCGGGGGCGGGCCTGCAACGTTCCGCGAGCAAGAGGAACTGGCGCGGGAAGGCTTCCGTTTGCTGGTGGCGGACAGACCGGGCTTCGGTCAAAGCCCTTCCCGGGGGGCCGAAGACATGGAGGCGGATGCGATCTGGGTGTCGGCCCAGTTGGGCGACGGCGCTCATTTGATCGGTCACTCCTTCGGCGGAGCGGTTGCGCTACTAGCTGCCGCCCGCCGGCCCTCTGCCGTCCGCTCGCTGGTCCTGATTGAGCCCGCGCTGATTCCCTTACTGCCAGGAAGCCGGGCCCTGAGAACGAATAAGGCGGCGCGCTCCGATTTTCTGCGCATGGGGGAGGCATGGCTTATGGCGCGAACCCCGGCGGAATACGGGGTCACCCTTGCCCACGACCTCGGCGTCCTCTCCGGAGCAGCATCCGATGGAGGGACAAGAGATCTCGATCCCCAAACCGCGCAAAAGCTCGGTTGCGCCCTATTGCAGGCGCGTCTCGCCTCTGCGGGTGCGATGCGGAGAGCTGCCCAAGCTGTGGCCAAGGCCGACATTCCCGTCTTGGTTGTCACGGGCGGTTGGAGCCCGACCTTTGATGCTGTTGGAGAGGTGAGCGCTGAAATGACTCATGGCCAGCACGTCGTGGTCAACTCGCCAAATCATTTCGTCCAGCTTATGAATGGCAAGGGCTTCAACGAGGCAGCCGCGAAGTTCATGCAAATGGCTGAGCGTCCCAGGCCTTGA
- a CDS encoding TetR/AcrR family transcriptional regulator: MSSMQQAKSSGLRERKKLETRDALADAAMRLALKHGLDGLRVEDIAAEANVSMRTFNNYFSTKQEALVARYTNRMIYAAEALRARPAAEPIWEAITEAMIAPWKDTTRGQAIPSRAAVSELRLIFGASSTQAEILRGALISDHPFVLAVADRTGTDPQRDLYPRLVAAVVTTAAQVAINAFLHGDQPTALVPLLRDTLALLCAGLPPPSGTQPIFPRGI, from the coding sequence ATGTCGTCGATGCAACAAGCGAAGAGCAGTGGATTGCGGGAGCGCAAAAAGCTGGAGACCCGCGACGCATTGGCAGATGCGGCCATGCGGCTAGCACTCAAGCACGGTCTTGACGGCCTTCGGGTCGAGGACATCGCGGCCGAGGCGAATGTCTCAATGCGAACCTTCAACAACTACTTTTCAACCAAGCAGGAGGCGTTAGTCGCCCGATACACCAACCGCATGATCTATGCGGCGGAGGCGCTTCGCGCTCGACCGGCTGCGGAGCCTATCTGGGAGGCGATTACTGAGGCGATGATCGCTCCATGGAAGGACACGACTCGCGGCCAGGCGATTCCCAGTCGCGCCGCCGTTTCCGAACTCCGCCTCATATTTGGTGCTTCGAGTACGCAGGCCGAAATTCTTCGAGGGGCACTGATTTCGGATCATCCGTTCGTATTGGCGGTCGCGGACCGCACCGGGACGGACCCGCAGCGAGACCTCTATCCACGCCTTGTCGCCGCGGTCGTTACGACCGCGGCCCAGGTCGCGATCAACGCATTTCTTCACGGCGATCAGCCCACGGCTCTCGTGCCGCTACTACGCGACACTCTCGCGCTGCTCTGCGCAGGATTGCCGCCCCCTTCCGGGACGCAGCCAATCTTCCCACGAGGAATATAA
- a CDS encoding TetR/AcrR family transcriptional regulator: MRPTKLAAADRKQAILTAAAPVFARLGRAGATTKDIANAAGISEALLYKHFPGKDALYSELEHHCVEANAVGGRLLDSATPSTATLVMGVAVLVQAVFPGIGARQSHEDTKRLVTSSLLSDGRFAKAFLDRHVQPWVGLFEQSLQSAKAAGDAEQGISTGKAEIWFVHHLANTLHLISLPEDEVVDYGLSRDELIESAVRFLLRGLGLKSEAIERHYDPQELKNILARMGQD; encoded by the coding sequence ATGCGTCCCACCAAGCTTGCTGCGGCTGACCGCAAACAGGCAATTTTGACGGCTGCGGCGCCGGTGTTTGCCCGGCTTGGGCGAGCTGGTGCCACGACAAAAGACATCGCGAACGCGGCAGGTATTTCCGAAGCCCTTCTCTACAAGCATTTCCCGGGAAAGGACGCGCTCTACTCAGAGCTGGAGCATCATTGCGTCGAGGCAAATGCGGTCGGCGGTCGGCTGCTGGACAGCGCGACGCCGTCAACGGCGACGCTCGTCATGGGCGTCGCGGTGCTGGTGCAAGCCGTGTTCCCCGGGATCGGCGCCCGGCAATCCCATGAAGATACAAAGCGCCTCGTTACCTCCAGCCTGCTCAGCGACGGCCGGTTTGCGAAGGCGTTCCTCGATCGGCATGTGCAGCCTTGGGTGGGCCTGTTTGAACAGTCTCTTCAGTCTGCAAAGGCGGCCGGCGATGCCGAACAAGGTATTTCCACGGGCAAGGCCGAAATCTGGTTCGTTCACCACCTGGCAAATACGCTTCATCTGATTAGCCTCCCTGAAGATGAAGTCGTCGATTACGGCCTTTCGAGGGATGAACTGATCGAAAGTGCGGTCCGCTTTCTACTGCGCGGACTAGGCCTGAAGAGCGAGGCCATAGAGCGGCATTACGATCCCCAAGAACTCAAGAACATCCTTGCGCGAATGGGTCAGGACTGA
- a CDS encoding SDR family oxidoreductase, with the protein MRPIRKIAVVGATGRLGAPVAVELAKTFQVRAIVRSPDKARTMLPANVEILQGDLRDVPSLRAALDGMDAIYINLATETAELNLAFYEEREGIANLIAATQGLDIQYIAKIGALGAYPPALKTIKNNMVPNLIRMEGHKIIAASGIPHTFFAPTHFMELLPNMIDKHALQWIGNTKVKIYWISVVDYAHQVAKAFQSPEMMPEHCPIQGPEAIWVRQAMKEFIKNYDPTLKTRVAPLWVIRFIGLFNPRMKFVGHLFAYFGSHEDPFYAGETWQNLGKPTTTLEMFSKGLRQRAANP; encoded by the coding sequence ATGAGGCCAATAAGAAAGATAGCCGTCGTTGGAGCAACAGGCCGCCTTGGCGCGCCGGTCGCGGTGGAGCTGGCAAAGACCTTCCAGGTCCGAGCGATTGTCCGTTCGCCGGACAAGGCCAGGACGATGCTTCCTGCGAATGTCGAGATCCTGCAAGGGGATCTCCGAGACGTCCCCAGCCTACGTGCTGCTCTCGACGGGATGGACGCCATTTACATCAATCTTGCGACTGAGACGGCAGAACTAAACCTCGCCTTCTACGAAGAGCGGGAGGGCATCGCGAACCTGATTGCCGCCACCCAGGGGCTCGACATCCAGTATATCGCGAAGATCGGGGCGCTCGGCGCTTATCCTCCGGCCCTCAAGACAATCAAGAACAACATGGTTCCGAACCTCATTCGGATGGAGGGGCACAAGATCATCGCCGCCTCCGGCATCCCCCACACCTTCTTCGCGCCGACGCACTTCATGGAGCTGCTGCCGAACATGATCGACAAGCATGCGCTGCAGTGGATCGGAAACACCAAGGTGAAGATCTATTGGATCAGCGTTGTCGACTATGCGCACCAAGTTGCTAAAGCCTTTCAGAGTCCTGAGATGATGCCGGAGCATTGTCCAATCCAGGGGCCTGAAGCCATATGGGTCAGGCAGGCAATGAAGGAATTCATCAAGAACTACGATCCGACGCTAAAAACTCGGGTCGCGCCTTTATGGGTGATCCGGTTTATCGGCCTCTTCAATCCAAGAATGAAGTTTGTAGGCCATCTATTCGCGTATTTCGGGAGCCACGAGGATCCCTTCTACGCAGGAGAGACCTGGCAAAACCTGGGCAAGCCGACAACAACCCTTGAAATGTTCTCGAAGGGGCTCCGGCAGCGCGCGGCGAACCCATGA
- a CDS encoding ferredoxin family protein, translating to MSESKCFDNPAGLVIPVVDFNRCEGKDACVEVCPFDVFDVRKIDRSDYRNLSFVAKFKNRVHGGMVAYTPNADQCRACGLCVKACPERAIKLVKALGTNR from the coding sequence ATGAGCGAAAGTAAGTGCTTCGATAATCCCGCCGGGCTAGTGATCCCCGTCGTCGATTTCAATCGGTGCGAAGGAAAAGATGCCTGTGTAGAGGTTTGTCCCTTTGATGTCTTCGACGTTCGTAAGATTGATCGATCCGATTATAGGAACCTCTCTTTCGTGGCGAAGTTCAAAAATCGCGTTCACGGCGGGATGGTCGCCTATACGCCCAACGCGGACCAATGCCGCGCCTGTGGTTTGTGCGTGAAGGCGTGCCCGGAGCGCGCCATCAAACTTGTGAAAGCATTAGGGACCAACCGATGA